One genomic window of Piliocolobus tephrosceles isolate RC106 chromosome 19, ASM277652v3, whole genome shotgun sequence includes the following:
- the PRODH gene encoding proline dehydrogenase 1, mitochondrial, with amino-acid sequence MALRRLLPALRPYIPRFAPLSTAPAVREQPAAGPGALPGRGSAKAVRPPVPAVDFGNAQEAYRSRRTWELARSLLVLRLCAWPALLARHEQLLYVSRKILGQRLFNKLMKMTFYGHFVAGEDQESIQPLLRHNRAFGVGAILDYGVEEDLSPEEAEHKEMESCTSAVERDGSGTNKRDKQYQAHRAFGDRRNGVISARTYFYANEAKCDSHMETFLRCIEASGGAPSLLAIPPPCPSLSGPLGSWRCWWVNAKLGQEPEGWVLVILGCLTVRPLP; translated from the exons ATGGCTCTGAGGCGCCTCCTGCCTGCGCTGCGCCCCTACATTCCCCGCTTCGCCCCACTGTCCACGGCGCCAGCCGTCCGCGAGCAGCCCGCCGCGGGCCCAGGAGCCCTGCCGGGACGTGGGTCGGCCAAGGCAGTGCGGCCACCAGTGCCCGCCGTGGACTTCGGCAACGCGCAGGAGGCGTACCGCAGCCGGCGAACCTGGGAACTGGCGCGCAGCCTGCTGGTGCTGCGCTTGTGCGCCTGGCCCGCGCTGCTGGCGCGCCACGAGCAG CtgctgtatgtttccaggaaaaTTCTAGGGCAGAGGCTATTCAACAAGCTCATGAAGATGACCTTCTATGGGCATTTTGTAGCCGGTGAGGACCAGGAGTCCATCCAGCCCCTGCTTCGGCACAACAGGGCCTTCGGTGTCGGTGCCATTCTGGACTATGGAGTAGAGGAGGACCTGAGCCCCGAGGAGGCAGAGCACAAGGAGATGGA GTCCTGCACCTCAGCTGTGGAGAGGGATGGCAGTG GGACAAATAAGCGAGATAAGCAATACCAGGCCCACCGGGCCTTCGGGGACCGCAGGAATGGTGTCATCAGTGCTCGCACCTACTTCTATGCCAATGAGGCCAAGTGCGACAGCCACATGGAGACATTCTTGCGCTGCATCGAAGCCTCAGGTGGGGCCCCCTCTTTGCTAGCTATACCCCCGCCATGTCCCAGCCTGAGTGGACCCCTGGGCTCATGGAGGTGCTGGTGGGTGAATGCCAAGCTGGGGCAGGAGCCAGAGGGCTGGGTTCTGGTCATACTTGGGTGCCTCACTGTTCGACCCCTTCCTTAG